A stretch of the Chitinophaga sp. Cy-1792 genome encodes the following:
- a CDS encoding RagB/SusD family nutrient uptake outer membrane protein, with the protein MKKYTLLLPVLACIGISACQKNVVEKQPLEFVNDDLVFDKLDSLGVYAEKYLYNVYSDLPNGFNRINSNILDAGADDALPSSNSDIVNYFSNGIWSPYNLPDNRWDQCYGAIQKVNLFLSKIDQVPLKTAGLKDQWKNEARFIRAISYFELIKRWGGVPLVGDKVFDLTSDLAFTRNSYTDCVKYITTEVDTAVKYLPASYATAYFGRATKGAAMALKARVLLYAASELNNPDHSTDKWIAAANAAQDVMNLGTYSLTTAFDDPYMKRKTSETILAFMTGQGYTVEIQNGPIGSKRGDLGRTNPTQELVNEFEMANGKMISDATSGYNPAAPYTGRDPRFYLTVFHNGMSWLSRNVETFDGGIDRPQGFGKATSGETRTGYYMRKFLSTAGTTSSYTSTDHCFPIFRYSEILLNYAEAANEAYGPVKGVYDAIEAVRKRAKLNPYTLPTGLTQDQMRQRIRHERRVELAFEEHRFWDIRRWKIAETVLNQPLHGIQITKATDGTLSYQVVEAATTKFQADRMYLYPIPYKELLSNTNMRQNPNW; encoded by the coding sequence ATGAAAAAATATACATTATTACTTCCTGTCCTGGCCTGCATAGGTATTAGCGCCTGTCAGAAAAATGTGGTGGAAAAACAGCCGCTGGAATTTGTGAACGACGATCTTGTGTTTGATAAACTGGATTCCCTGGGCGTTTATGCAGAGAAATATCTCTACAACGTATACAGCGATCTTCCCAATGGATTCAACCGCATCAACAGCAATATCCTCGATGCCGGTGCAGACGATGCATTACCCAGTAGTAACAGCGATATTGTCAACTACTTCTCCAATGGTATCTGGAGCCCCTATAACTTACCGGATAACCGCTGGGACCAGTGCTACGGCGCTATTCAGAAGGTGAACCTCTTCCTTTCCAAAATAGACCAGGTGCCGTTGAAAACAGCCGGGCTGAAAGACCAATGGAAAAACGAAGCCAGGTTTATCCGTGCCATCAGCTACTTCGAGCTGATCAAACGCTGGGGTGGCGTGCCTTTGGTGGGAGACAAAGTTTTTGACCTGACAAGTGACCTGGCGTTTACCCGTAACAGTTATACCGACTGCGTTAAATACATCACCACCGAAGTAGATACCGCCGTTAAATACCTGCCTGCTTCCTATGCTACCGCCTATTTCGGAAGAGCAACCAAAGGTGCAGCCATGGCGCTTAAAGCAAGAGTGTTACTCTATGCCGCCAGTGAACTGAACAACCCTGACCATAGCACCGACAAGTGGATAGCCGCTGCCAACGCAGCGCAGGACGTAATGAACCTGGGCACCTATTCCCTTACTACCGCCTTCGATGATCCGTACATGAAACGTAAAACTTCAGAAACCATCCTGGCATTTATGACAGGGCAAGGCTATACCGTAGAGATACAGAACGGCCCTATAGGCTCCAAACGCGGGGATTTGGGCAGAACAAATCCTACGCAGGAACTGGTGAACGAATTTGAAATGGCCAATGGCAAAATGATCAGCGACGCCACTTCAGGATACAATCCTGCTGCACCTTACACCGGCAGAGACCCACGTTTCTACCTCACCGTTTTCCATAACGGCATGAGCTGGCTGAGCAGAAATGTGGAAACATTTGACGGAGGCATAGACCGCCCGCAAGGCTTCGGTAAAGCCACCAGCGGTGAAACACGCACGGGTTACTACATGCGTAAATTCCTCAGCACAGCAGGAACGACCAGCAGCTATACCAGCACGGACCACTGCTTCCCTATCTTCCGCTACTCAGAGATACTGCTCAACTATGCCGAAGCTGCCAATGAGGCCTATGGCCCGGTGAAAGGTGTATACGATGCGATAGAGGCTGTCCGTAAACGCGCGAAATTAAATCCCTATACATTACCAACAGGCCTGACACAAGACCAGATGCGCCAGCGTATCCGCCACGAACGCCGTGTGGAACTGGCTTTCGAAGAACATCGCTTCTGGGATATACGCCGCTGGAAAATTGCTGAAACAGTACTCAATCAACCGCTACACGGTATCCAGATCACCAAAGCAACCGACGGCACCTTATCCTACCAGGTTGTAGAAGCCGCCACCACTAAGTTCCAGGCCGACCGCATGTACCTCTATCCTATTCCTTACAAGGAATTGCTGTCTAACACCAACATGCGTCAGAATCCAAATTGGTAA
- a CDS encoding TonB-dependent receptor, translating into MKKILYHLLYICLAFAVLPAYAQQRTINGVVSEGAQPLPGVSVFEKDMPSNGVATDEQGKYTLTLKGKAGIVIFSYVGYLKKELPAAQANGKIILSPDVKGMEDVVVIGYATPKKPTVTGAVSAISGAQIRQSPSASLQNALAGKVPGLFTQQRSGQPGKDGAAFSIRGVSSYNTTDNNSANNPLIIVDDIEFTYDQVNQLDPNEIESISILKDASTTAVYGIRGANGVMVITTRRGKSGKPMLTLRNETGAQTPTRPPKMNSGYTTLEMLREYETTNMRDPAVKYPQYFSGNNLDYYKDNSSPYLHPYVNWWDVLMRDYSLQNRTNFDISGGSDLIKYFISLGYLTQGGIYKNFSSGEGYNGNYFYNRYNFRSNIDIDPTKDLHIRVDLSGRFGTTNEPNDKAFNGGGTTFQYLWNGELSSFGYPVYNENGTLGGTTSTSTKMNPLAVLTYSGYQRSYENNFNVVTSATHKLDFITQGLAANVLVSLASDYNFNRSLTRANNEILTYYYDEIAQAYKPNVNNLYRMGRLSANGGYRGSARKLNLQASLNYGRSFGDHNFSGLLLLNQNTNTDNSWNTTTLGVDAGIPANFRGITGRIGYNYKLKYLLDFNTGYNGSDRFASSKKYGFFPAIGVGWNISEENFFKDNIHFIDALKIRGSYGSVGSDKIGSYKYLYEQVYTSGKGYNFGENSTSYSGTIEGDLGNLNVTWEKEKKTDIGVDIKMFNGKLGIVADYFSNLRYDILSTRGTVPQAIGIGLPPMNLGRVSNKGYELEVEYNNRSHKLNYFARGQVSFAKNKILYKDEPIAKYPWLASTGKSIGQTFGYKFIGFYKDAEDVFKSPHLVTSVPMQNLFPGAMKFADLNGDGVIDDNDKIAMGVNLPRYTAGLSFGLSYKGIDFSTLFQGSFDYVINIQRGSLAYSRPERQSVPFNLGRWTPWATDANYPALADGQGSPQTSTYWYRKGDYVRWKQFELGYTVPASLLKHKVVKSVRVYANGYNMALVYNSLPVAIDPESALSSSIGEYPQQKIWNFGVQVGL; encoded by the coding sequence ATGAAAAAAATATTATATCATCTATTATATATCTGTCTGGCATTTGCAGTACTACCGGCCTATGCACAACAACGTACCATCAACGGGGTTGTTTCGGAAGGTGCGCAGCCACTGCCAGGCGTGTCTGTCTTTGAGAAGGACATGCCTTCCAACGGCGTAGCCACAGATGAGCAGGGGAAATACACACTTACCCTCAAAGGAAAAGCTGGCATCGTCATCTTCTCCTATGTTGGTTATCTTAAAAAAGAATTACCTGCTGCACAGGCCAATGGAAAAATCATTCTCTCTCCCGATGTGAAAGGGATGGAAGATGTGGTGGTAATTGGCTATGCAACACCTAAGAAACCTACCGTTACAGGTGCCGTGAGTGCGATCTCCGGGGCACAGATCAGGCAAAGTCCTTCTGCCAGTTTGCAGAACGCCCTGGCAGGTAAGGTTCCGGGCCTCTTCACACAGCAGCGTAGCGGCCAGCCCGGTAAAGATGGCGCCGCCTTCTCTATTCGCGGTGTAAGCTCCTATAATACTACCGATAACAACTCCGCCAACAATCCGCTGATTATTGTAGATGATATTGAATTCACCTACGACCAGGTAAATCAGCTGGACCCTAACGAGATCGAAAGTATCTCTATCCTCAAAGATGCCTCTACCACTGCGGTGTATGGTATCCGTGGTGCAAACGGTGTAATGGTGATTACCACCCGTCGTGGTAAATCCGGCAAACCTATGCTCACGCTGCGTAATGAAACAGGTGCACAAACACCTACCCGGCCTCCGAAGATGAACAGCGGCTATACCACGCTGGAAATGTTGCGCGAATATGAAACCACCAACATGCGCGACCCGGCCGTAAAATACCCGCAGTACTTCTCCGGTAATAATCTTGACTATTACAAAGATAACAGCTCTCCTTACCTGCACCCATATGTAAACTGGTGGGATGTGCTCATGCGCGACTATAGCCTGCAAAACAGGACTAACTTCGACATCAGCGGCGGTTCTGATCTTATCAAATATTTTATCTCCCTGGGCTATCTCACACAGGGTGGTATCTATAAAAACTTCTCCTCCGGCGAAGGTTATAACGGAAACTATTTCTACAACAGGTATAACTTCCGTTCCAATATCGATATCGATCCTACCAAAGATTTGCATATTCGTGTAGACTTATCCGGTAGGTTCGGTACTACGAACGAACCTAACGACAAGGCTTTCAATGGTGGTGGCACTACCTTCCAGTATCTCTGGAATGGCGAATTATCTTCCTTTGGTTACCCGGTATACAATGAAAACGGCACATTGGGTGGTACAACATCCACCAGCACCAAAATGAACCCGCTGGCGGTATTGACTTACTCCGGCTATCAGCGCAGTTATGAAAATAACTTTAACGTAGTAACATCGGCCACACACAAATTAGACTTCATCACCCAAGGTCTTGCTGCTAACGTATTGGTTTCTCTTGCCAGTGATTATAATTTCAACAGGAGTCTGACACGTGCCAACAATGAAATCCTGACCTATTACTACGATGAAATAGCGCAGGCTTACAAGCCTAACGTAAACAACCTATACCGTATGGGCCGCTTATCGGCCAATGGTGGTTATCGCGGTAGTGCCAGAAAACTGAACCTGCAAGCTTCGTTGAATTATGGCAGAAGCTTTGGCGATCACAACTTCAGCGGATTATTATTACTAAATCAGAATACCAATACAGATAATAGCTGGAATACCACCACCCTGGGAGTAGACGCAGGTATCCCGGCTAACTTCCGCGGTATCACCGGTCGTATCGGCTATAACTACAAACTCAAATACCTGCTGGATTTCAACACCGGTTATAACGGGTCAGATCGTTTTGCCAGCAGCAAAAAATACGGCTTCTTCCCTGCTATCGGCGTGGGTTGGAATATTAGCGAAGAAAACTTCTTCAAAGACAACATCCACTTTATAGATGCATTGAAGATCCGCGGTTCCTATGGCTCAGTGGGTAGTGATAAGATCGGTTCCTACAAATACCTTTATGAGCAGGTATATACCAGCGGTAAAGGCTACAACTTTGGAGAAAACAGTACAAGCTACAGTGGCACTATCGAAGGAGATCTGGGTAATCTTAACGTAACCTGGGAGAAAGAAAAGAAAACTGATATTGGTGTAGACATCAAAATGTTTAATGGTAAACTGGGTATCGTGGCTGACTATTTCAGCAACCTCCGTTACGACATTCTCTCTACCCGTGGAACAGTGCCACAGGCCATTGGTATTGGTTTGCCGCCAATGAACCTGGGTCGCGTAAGCAATAAAGGCTATGAACTGGAAGTGGAATACAACAACCGTTCACACAAACTGAATTACTTCGCACGCGGTCAGGTAAGTTTTGCTAAAAATAAAATTCTCTACAAAGACGAACCCATCGCTAAATATCCATGGCTGGCATCTACCGGTAAATCTATCGGACAAACCTTCGGTTATAAATTCATAGGTTTTTATAAAGATGCAGAAGATGTATTTAAAAGCCCTCACCTGGTTACCAGCGTACCAATGCAGAACCTCTTCCCTGGTGCGATGAAATTTGCAGACCTCAACGGCGACGGCGTTATCGATGATAATGACAAAATAGCAATGGGCGTGAACCTGCCAAGATATACGGCTGGATTGAGTTTCGGCCTTTCCTACAAAGGCATTGACTTCAGCACTTTATTCCAGGGCTCCTTTGATTATGTGATCAACATTCAACGTGGTAGCCTGGCGTATAGCCGTCCGGAAAGACAATCCGTTCCTTTCAACCTGGGCAGATGGACGCCATGGGCAACAGATGCTAACTATCCTGCGCTGGCGGATGGACAAGGTAGTCCGCAAACATCTACCTACTGGTACAGAAAAGGTGATTATGTAAGATGGAAACAATTCGAGCTCGGATATACAGTACCAGCATCTCTCTTAAAACATAAAGTTGTAAAAAGTGTGCGTGTTTATGCCAACGGTTATAACATGGCATTAGTATATAACAGTCTGCCAGTGGCCATTGATCCTGAGTCTGCGCTCTCCTCTTCTATTGGTGAGTATCCGCAGCAGAAGATCTGGAACTTTGGTGTGCAGGTAGGATTATAA